The proteins below are encoded in one region of Micromonospora pisi:
- a CDS encoding MOSC domain-containing protein, which yields MGMILSVNLAVPEPNSAKSVGVTGINKQPVSGPVAVRAPGPKTTGLGSGVVGDQIFDVAHHGGDDQAVYAYAREDYDWWEAELGRPLTGGIFGENLTTVGLDVNGALIGERWRIGADLVLQTTFGRIPCATFQLKMAEPRWVKRFTREGRPGAYLRVVEPGEVRAGDEVRVVDRPVRGVTIAEGFRAWLLEPELLPRLVDADGVSESLKEGVRQRLAGRTGS from the coding sequence ATGGGGATGATTCTCTCGGTCAACCTGGCTGTGCCGGAGCCGAACAGCGCCAAGTCGGTCGGTGTCACCGGCATCAACAAGCAGCCGGTGAGCGGCCCGGTGGCGGTCCGCGCGCCCGGACCGAAGACCACCGGGTTGGGCAGCGGAGTGGTAGGTGACCAGATCTTCGACGTGGCCCATCACGGGGGCGACGACCAGGCGGTCTACGCGTACGCCCGGGAGGACTACGACTGGTGGGAGGCGGAGTTGGGGCGCCCGCTCACGGGCGGGATCTTCGGCGAGAACCTGACCACGGTCGGGCTGGACGTCAACGGCGCGCTCATCGGCGAACGCTGGCGGATCGGCGCCGACCTGGTGCTGCAGACCACCTTCGGTCGGATCCCGTGCGCCACCTTCCAGCTGAAAATGGCCGAGCCGCGCTGGGTGAAGCGGTTCACCCGGGAGGGCCGGCCGGGGGCGTACCTGCGGGTGGTCGAGCCGGGCGAGGTCCGTGCCGGTGATGAGGTACGCGTGGTCGACCGGCCGGTTCGCGGGGTGACCATCGCCGAGGGCTTCCGCGCCTGGCTACTGGAGCCGGAACTGCTGCCCCGACTCGTCGACGCGGACGGGGTCTCGGAGAGCCTCAAGGAGGGGGTTCGGCAGCGGCTCGCCGGCCGTACCGGCTCCTAG
- a CDS encoding helix-turn-helix transcriptional regulator, whose product MSRSTSDSSEPQFYNRLAVLRSERGMSRKQLAEEVGVHYQTIGYLERGEYSPSLVLALRIAEVFGLPIEAIFSLTPFRPLSEQLYGSNKESS is encoded by the coding sequence ATGTCGAGGTCAACGAGCGACAGTAGTGAGCCCCAGTTCTACAACCGCCTGGCCGTCCTGCGATCCGAACGGGGCATGAGCCGCAAGCAGCTCGCCGAAGAGGTCGGGGTCCATTACCAGACCATCGGCTACCTCGAACGCGGCGAATACAGCCCAAGCCTGGTGCTGGCCCTGCGCATCGCCGAGGTGTTCGGCCTGCCGATCGAGGCGATCTTCTCGCTGACCCCGTTCCGTCCCCTGTCCGAGCAGCTCTACGGCAGCAACAAGGAGTCATCGTGA
- a CDS encoding ParA family protein, with protein MTIISVINYKGGVGKTTLTANLGAELATRGLRVLLIDLDPQASLTFSFFKPDEWERDLADERTILQWFGSVLETTPTQPLRRYVVTPPLVNKAITERGPGRLDLVASHLGLVDVDLDFAALLGGSRFQHGSPRFLELHRALSDALDEPTFDEYDLVLLDCAPNFTMVTRTGIVASDHILIPAKADYLSTLGIDYLRKKVSELVRDYNRVAGDGTGQIDPHFLGVVFTMIQYSSSGPLLASRNYIGQTGNIEVPVFNQMIRENKTIFGTAGEHGIPAVLVPNANAMIQYELQQLASELLAKIRT; from the coding sequence GTGACCATCATCTCGGTAATCAACTACAAAGGCGGCGTCGGGAAGACAACCCTGACCGCTAACCTCGGTGCGGAGCTTGCCACCCGTGGCCTCAGGGTCCTGCTGATCGACCTGGACCCGCAGGCCAGCCTGACCTTCTCCTTCTTCAAACCGGACGAGTGGGAACGCGACCTCGCCGACGAACGCACCATCCTCCAGTGGTTCGGTTCGGTGCTGGAAACCACGCCGACGCAACCACTGCGCCGGTACGTGGTGACCCCACCGCTGGTCAACAAGGCGATCACGGAACGGGGCCCGGGTCGGCTGGACCTCGTCGCCTCGCACCTCGGTCTGGTCGACGTGGACCTCGACTTCGCCGCCCTGCTCGGCGGCTCCCGGTTCCAGCACGGTAGTCCGCGTTTCCTTGAGCTGCACCGTGCCCTCTCCGATGCACTCGACGAGCCGACATTCGACGAGTACGACCTCGTCCTACTGGACTGCGCGCCGAACTTCACTATGGTGACCCGAACCGGGATCGTGGCCAGCGACCACATCCTGATTCCGGCGAAGGCGGACTACCTCTCCACCCTCGGCATCGACTACCTGCGCAAGAAGGTCTCCGAACTTGTCCGCGACTACAACCGGGTGGCAGGCGACGGGACCGGGCAGATCGATCCGCACTTTCTCGGCGTGGTCTTCACGATGATCCAGTACAGCAGCAGCGGCCCGCTCCTGGCCTCGCGTAACTACATCGGCCAGACCGGGAACATCGAGGTACCCGTGTTCAACCAGATGATCCGGGAGAACAAGACCATTTTCGGCACCGCCGGCGAGCACGGCATCCCGGCGGTGCTCGTGCCGAACGCCAACGCGATGATCCAGTACGAACTCCAGCAGCTCGCCAGCGAACTGCTGGCCAAGATCCGCACTTAG
- a CDS encoding HelD family protein, whose protein sequence is MHSRSTEIATEQAYFDTTAKHRDRKISELGGLVRAAANSGAAAHLHRHAEAARRAIGTADDAVAFGRVDHETGETLYLGRHLIRDDNAEVLVVNWQAPAVAGYFEASHQEPQGLRRRRTFDCTGNTIRDFTEVIFAEIAETVDRHLLADLERGRTGEMRDIVATIQAAQFALIRAPRDQMLVIEGGPGTGKTAVALHRVSWLLFTHAEMLNAADVLIVGPHPTFMRYIRTVLPGLGDAEVELRDIGRLAPTVARGRVEPAEVSRIKGEVRMAGLLSRAVEGRIGVPEPAERLLVDGRFVTVPGAEVAEALDHARAAELPYLGRRQLFRDRLGQIVADRTGGAAPAGGSALANLVERLWPQQTAPAFLRDLLGSRSRLRAAAGTDFTAEELTHLHRRSADRLSQELWSAADLALLDELDHLVNGAGRRYGHVVVDEAQDLSPMQLRAVGRRSANGSFTVVGDIAQSTGAWARDSWDEVTRHLPTPHPVTVTALRYGYRVPRPAYELAARLLPVAAPGVTAPEVVRDGPAEPRTHRVGLTERPGRVVAVALEHAAAGRFVGIVCPPRCRREVEAALAENGVEWHSADRGELGGSINLVSPQEAKGLEFDAVVVVEPAEIVASDERGHRLLYVAFTRTTGHLDVVCVGDPLPLTAPARPTRGDDDPPRGLTAREVRRIAEHIAGQIRGAAPEPHWDELLAEVTQLLRPE, encoded by the coding sequence ATGCACTCCAGATCAACCGAGATCGCTACCGAGCAGGCGTATTTCGACACCACAGCGAAGCATCGGGACCGGAAGATCAGCGAGCTTGGCGGTCTAGTCCGTGCCGCCGCGAACTCCGGCGCCGCCGCTCACCTGCACCGGCACGCCGAGGCTGCCCGCCGGGCGATCGGCACGGCCGACGACGCGGTCGCGTTCGGGCGGGTCGACCACGAGACCGGCGAGACGCTCTACCTCGGTCGGCATCTCATCCGCGACGACAATGCCGAGGTGCTCGTCGTCAACTGGCAGGCTCCCGCCGTCGCCGGTTACTTCGAGGCGAGCCACCAGGAGCCGCAGGGCCTGCGCCGCCGCCGCACCTTCGACTGCACCGGCAACACCATCCGGGACTTCACCGAGGTGATCTTCGCCGAGATCGCCGAGACGGTGGACCGGCACCTGCTCGCCGACCTGGAGCGCGGCCGCACGGGAGAGATGCGGGACATCGTGGCGACCATCCAGGCCGCCCAGTTCGCCCTGATCCGGGCTCCCCGGGACCAGATGCTCGTGATCGAGGGAGGCCCGGGCACCGGCAAGACGGCGGTGGCCCTGCACCGGGTCTCCTGGCTGCTCTTCACCCACGCCGAGATGCTCAACGCCGCCGACGTCCTGATCGTCGGACCGCACCCCACCTTCATGCGTTACATCCGTACGGTGCTGCCGGGGCTCGGCGACGCCGAGGTGGAGCTACGCGACATCGGCCGGCTGGCCCCGACGGTGGCGAGAGGACGGGTCGAGCCGGCCGAGGTGAGCCGGATCAAGGGTGAGGTGCGGATGGCGGGGCTCCTCTCCCGAGCCGTGGAGGGACGGATCGGCGTACCCGAACCCGCAGAACGTCTCCTGGTCGACGGGCGGTTCGTCACCGTGCCCGGCGCGGAGGTCGCCGAGGCGCTGGACCACGCTCGGGCGGCGGAGCTGCCGTATCTGGGACGACGTCAGCTCTTCCGCGACCGGCTCGGACAGATCGTCGCCGACCGTACCGGCGGGGCGGCGCCGGCCGGCGGGTCCGCCCTGGCGAATCTGGTCGAACGCCTCTGGCCGCAGCAGACCGCACCGGCGTTCCTCCGCGACCTGCTCGGCTCCCGCAGTCGACTGCGCGCCGCCGCCGGCACCGACTTCACCGCCGAGGAACTCACCCACCTGCACCGCCGAAGCGCGGACCGGCTCTCCCAGGAACTCTGGTCCGCCGCCGACCTCGCCCTTCTGGACGAGCTGGATCACCTGGTCAACGGGGCTGGCCGGCGGTACGGGCACGTGGTCGTCGACGAGGCGCAGGACCTGTCACCGATGCAGCTACGCGCCGTGGGCCGGCGCAGCGCCAACGGCTCGTTCACCGTCGTCGGTGACATCGCCCAGTCGACCGGGGCGTGGGCCCGGGACAGTTGGGACGAGGTGACCCGGCACCTGCCGACCCCACACCCGGTCACGGTCACCGCGCTGCGGTACGGCTACCGGGTGCCACGCCCTGCGTACGAGCTGGCGGCCAGGTTGCTGCCGGTGGCCGCACCCGGCGTCACCGCCCCGGAGGTCGTCCGGGACGGCCCGGCGGAACCGCGCACACATCGGGTCGGCCTGACCGAGCGGCCCGGTCGAGTCGTCGCGGTGGCCCTCGAACACGCCGCCGCCGGTCGCTTCGTCGGCATCGTCTGCCCGCCGCGTTGCCGTCGCGAGGTCGAAGCGGCGCTCGCCGAGAACGGGGTCGAATGGCACAGCGCCGACCGGGGCGAACTGGGCGGGTCGATCAACCTGGTCAGCCCGCAGGAGGCCAAGGGGCTCGAATTCGACGCGGTGGTGGTGGTCGAGCCGGCGGAGATCGTCGCCAGCGACGAGCGGGGACATCGCCTGCTCTACGTCGCGTTCACCCGGACCACCGGCCACCTCGACGTGGTCTGCGTCGGCGACCCGCTGCCACTGACCGCACCGGCCCGTCCCACCCGGGGCGACGACGACCCGCCCCGTGGTCTTACCGCCCGGGAGGTACGACGCATCGCCGAGCACATCGCCGGCCAGATACGCGGCGCCGCTCCCGAGCCCCACTGGGACGAACTGCTCGCCGAAGTCACCCAACTCCTACGCCCGGAGTAA
- a CDS encoding nuclear transport factor 2 family protein → MAIDNDTLVRNFVDAFAEKKVELLEPFLDEHVVFHNYGDREVHGRDEVLEVWRGVFQNFETVRFETVNQAVNGSIVLAEQVHGLGLAGKQVATIMNMAVYQIHDGKIKAWRDYTNPEYARTLL, encoded by the coding sequence ATGGCGATCGACAACGACACCCTGGTACGGAACTTCGTCGACGCCTTCGCGGAGAAGAAGGTCGAGCTGTTGGAGCCGTTCCTCGACGAGCACGTGGTGTTCCACAACTACGGCGACAGAGAGGTACACGGCCGGGACGAGGTGCTGGAGGTCTGGCGCGGCGTGTTCCAGAACTTCGAAACCGTACGGTTCGAGACCGTCAACCAGGCGGTCAACGGCAGCATCGTCCTCGCCGAGCAGGTGCACGGCCTCGGCCTGGCCGGCAAGCAGGTCGCGACGATCATGAACATGGCGGTCTACCAGATACACGACGGCAAGATCAAAGCCTGGCGCGACTACACCAATCCCGAGTACGCCCGCACCCTGCTCTGA
- a CDS encoding NAD(+)/NADH kinase yields MATEEKREIMGRERIGLVTHTGRQAAVEAADVVRRWAAAHDIEVSDTDVWGPDWAHCHRRNAVDEAEAAGHPALVVTVGGDGTFLRGARVAAEDGVPVLGINVGRVGFLTEVEPSEIDAALDAYFSGQVQLDERLMLTLCASRPLEIPEGMQDLLRYGRGPLLPPPPLRESPVPIDRAGVALDVTALNDIVFEKLARDRQASLGVYLDESLFTSYSADALVVASPTGSTAYSFAAGGPILSPRLRALVLTPVAAHMVFNRSMVVAADEAVSVRVLDHSGAVAVSVDGQLRGVLNPGDWVTVQPAATPAKLVRLHSSHFYSRLREKFSLAGAPAAIADS; encoded by the coding sequence GTGGCGACGGAGGAGAAACGAGAGATCATGGGGCGCGAGCGGATCGGTCTGGTGACGCACACCGGCCGGCAGGCTGCGGTCGAGGCGGCCGACGTGGTGCGGCGCTGGGCGGCGGCACACGACATCGAGGTCAGTGACACCGACGTCTGGGGGCCGGACTGGGCGCACTGCCACCGGCGCAACGCGGTCGACGAGGCCGAGGCCGCCGGCCACCCGGCGCTCGTCGTCACGGTCGGTGGCGACGGTACGTTCCTGCGCGGCGCCCGGGTCGCGGCCGAGGACGGCGTACCGGTGCTCGGCATCAACGTCGGCCGGGTCGGGTTCCTGACCGAGGTCGAGCCGTCCGAGATCGACGCGGCGCTCGACGCGTACTTTTCCGGGCAGGTGCAGCTGGACGAGCGGCTGATGCTGACCCTCTGCGCCTCCCGGCCGCTGGAGATCCCGGAGGGGATGCAGGACCTGCTCCGGTACGGACGTGGCCCGCTGCTGCCGCCACCGCCGCTGCGCGAGTCACCGGTGCCGATCGACCGGGCCGGGGTGGCGCTCGACGTCACCGCGCTCAACGACATCGTCTTCGAGAAGCTCGCCCGCGACCGGCAGGCCAGCCTCGGGGTCTATCTCGACGAGAGTCTCTTCACCTCGTACTCGGCGGACGCCCTGGTGGTGGCGAGCCCGACGGGTTCGACCGCGTACAGTTTCGCCGCCGGTGGCCCGATCCTGTCGCCACGGCTGCGCGCGCTCGTGTTGACCCCGGTCGCCGCGCACATGGTCTTCAACCGCAGCATGGTGGTGGCGGCCGACGAGGCGGTCTCGGTACGGGTGCTCGACCACTCGGGGGCGGTGGCGGTGAGCGTCGACGGGCAGTTGCGCGGGGTGCTGAACCCGGGGGACTGGGTGACGGTGCAGCCGGCCGCGACGCCGGCCAAGCTGGTGCGGCTCCACTCGTCGCACTTCTACTCCCGGCTGCGGGAGAAGTTCTCGCTCGCCGGTGCACCGGCGGCGATCGCGGACAGCTGA
- a CDS encoding class I SAM-dependent methyltransferase family protein — protein MQLTDLIDGGAGAVSEQAGWSPMMGGERTSHLEEIVTADSGTNRYGKAWHDAYDQPGSPLRQRLQAVQEQLRRALAGTAPGPIRLVSACAGQGRDVIGVLRDHPRRIDVRARLVEWDPDNAARARTDTSAAGLDGRVEVVEADAGLATPYADAVPANVVLMCGVFGNITDADVRATVAALPQLCAPDAFVIWTRHRQEPDLTPALRQWFAESGFRERDFVAPADLHFSVGLHQLAAPPAPFDPTARYFRFTG, from the coding sequence GTGCAGCTTACGGACCTGATCGACGGTGGGGCCGGCGCGGTGAGCGAACAAGCCGGCTGGTCACCGATGATGGGCGGGGAGCGGACGAGTCACCTGGAGGAGATCGTGACTGCGGACAGTGGCACCAACCGCTACGGAAAAGCCTGGCACGACGCGTACGACCAGCCGGGGTCACCACTGCGGCAGCGCCTCCAGGCGGTCCAGGAGCAGTTGCGACGGGCCCTCGCCGGCACCGCTCCGGGCCCGATCCGCCTGGTCAGCGCCTGCGCCGGCCAGGGGCGTGACGTCATCGGGGTGCTCCGCGACCATCCACGTCGGATCGACGTACGGGCCCGGCTGGTCGAGTGGGACCCGGACAACGCGGCCCGGGCGCGGACCGACACGAGCGCGGCGGGACTAGACGGGCGGGTCGAGGTGGTCGAGGCGGACGCCGGACTCGCCACCCCGTACGCCGACGCCGTACCCGCCAACGTGGTGCTGATGTGCGGCGTCTTCGGCAACATCACCGACGCCGACGTACGGGCCACGGTGGCGGCCCTGCCCCAGCTCTGCGCCCCGGACGCCTTCGTGATCTGGACCCGGCACCGGCAGGAGCCGGACCTCACCCCGGCGCTGCGGCAGTGGTTCGCCGAATCCGGCTTCCGTGAGCGGGATTTTGTCGCCCCCGCCGACCTGCACTTCAGTGTCGGGCTGCACCAGCTCGCCGCCCCACCGGCCCCCTTCGACCCGACCGCCCGCTACTTCCGCTTCACCGGGTGA
- a CDS encoding MerR family transcriptional regulator has protein sequence MFSIGDFAKVGRVSVRMLRHYDAIGLLRPAVVDPTNGYRFYHADQLRRLNRVIALKDLGFTLQQVQAVLDDQLDVEELRGMLRLQRAELAARLAADAARLTGIEARLRMIENEGHMHTEDVVLKKIAPVRVAELSAVAASYEAADIGPVIQPLYPEVIRRVDAAGVAMIGPSVAYYEPAPGEPGEAVVVHAGVAVAVAPQPGHDFAIVDLPAIESAATIIHRGSMDEADRSMQILARWVEENGYRMIGYAREVCLEFVPDQPDQWVHEFQVEVSR, from the coding sequence ATGTTCAGTATCGGAGACTTCGCGAAGGTCGGCCGGGTGTCGGTCCGCATGCTGCGTCACTACGACGCGATCGGACTGCTGCGCCCGGCGGTCGTCGACCCCACCAACGGATACCGCTTCTACCACGCCGACCAGTTGCGCCGGCTCAACCGGGTGATCGCCCTGAAGGACCTCGGCTTCACCCTGCAACAGGTACAGGCGGTCCTCGACGACCAACTCGACGTCGAGGAACTGCGCGGCATGCTGCGCCTGCAACGGGCGGAGCTGGCCGCGCGGCTGGCGGCGGACGCGGCCCGGCTCACCGGGATCGAGGCGAGGCTCCGGATGATCGAGAACGAGGGCCACATGCACACCGAGGACGTCGTACTGAAGAAGATCGCACCGGTCCGGGTCGCCGAGCTGAGCGCCGTCGCGGCCAGCTACGAGGCCGCCGACATCGGGCCGGTGATCCAACCCCTCTATCCCGAGGTGATCCGGCGGGTCGACGCGGCGGGAGTGGCCATGATCGGGCCGTCGGTCGCGTACTACGAGCCCGCGCCGGGCGAACCCGGCGAGGCGGTGGTGGTGCACGCCGGAGTGGCGGTCGCGGTCGCACCGCAGCCCGGTCACGACTTCGCCATCGTCGACCTGCCCGCGATCGAATCCGCCGCGACGATCATCCACCGGGGTTCGATGGACGAGGCCGACCGGAGCATGCAAATCCTCGCCCGCTGGGTCGAGGAGAACGGATACCGCATGATCGGGTACGCCCGCGAGGTCTGCCTCGAGTTCGTACCGGACCAGCCCGACCAGTGGGTGCACGAGTTCCAGGTCGAGGTCAGCCGCTAG
- a CDS encoding DUF72 domain-containing protein: MSDIRVGTSSWADRLLLASKWYPREANSPAGRLAYYASRFDLVEVDTSYYALPTPETTTAWADRTPPTFTFDVKAFSLFTGHPTAISALPRDLRPAGDPDSRVRRRDLPEATYDELWARFRTVLEPIATTGKLGVVLLQFPPWLRYSEAAKRRIVEVAERCRPYRVAVEFRHGSWLDPDNARYTVGFLARNDLSMVSVDMPQGHASSVPPVLIATADPAVVRFHGHSPAWGGGDKQEKFRYAYSEGELARWADRLREFARETDELHVLMNNCCGDQAPRDAARLAELLGRRPDGRYAKPRPLVSSHS, from the coding sequence ATGAGTGACATACGGGTGGGCACATCGTCCTGGGCGGACCGACTGCTCCTAGCCTCGAAATGGTATCCCCGGGAGGCCAACAGCCCGGCTGGGCGGCTCGCCTACTACGCCAGCCGGTTCGACCTGGTCGAAGTGGACACCAGCTACTACGCACTGCCCACACCGGAGACGACCACCGCCTGGGCCGACCGTACGCCGCCGACGTTCACATTCGACGTGAAGGCGTTCAGTCTCTTCACCGGGCACCCCACCGCCATCTCCGCGCTACCCCGGGACCTGCGTCCCGCCGGCGACCCCGACAGCCGGGTACGGCGCCGCGACCTGCCCGAGGCGACGTACGACGAACTCTGGGCCAGGTTCCGTACCGTCCTCGAACCGATCGCCACCACCGGCAAGCTGGGCGTGGTGCTGTTGCAGTTCCCGCCCTGGCTGCGCTACAGCGAGGCGGCCAAACGCAGGATCGTCGAGGTCGCCGAGCGCTGCCGGCCGTACCGGGTGGCGGTCGAGTTCCGGCACGGCTCGTGGCTCGACCCCGACAACGCCCGCTACACCGTCGGCTTCCTCGCCCGCAACGACCTGTCCATGGTGAGCGTCGACATGCCGCAGGGACACGCCTCCTCCGTACCCCCGGTCCTGATCGCCACCGCGGACCCGGCGGTGGTCCGGTTCCACGGGCACAGCCCGGCCTGGGGCGGCGGCGACAAACAGGAAAAATTCCGGTACGCCTACAGCGAGGGTGAACTCGCCCGCTGGGCGGACCGGCTACGCGAATTCGCCCGGGAAACCGACGAGCTGCACGTGCTGATGAACAACTGCTGCGGTGACCAGGCTCCCCGCGACGCCGCCCGGCTCGCCGAACTGCTCGGTCGCCGCCCCGACGGCCGGTACGCGAAGCCACGGCCGCTGGTCTCGTCGCACTCCTAG
- a CDS encoding sensor histidine kinase: MTTVAIPVSTSPTFQGEEKPAGKALVQVFTLFPALLRLTCGLAGAAVALAVRTPPVSTPLLITTVVVLTGWSLLFTGWTLRRGLTAPVILVDLSLTIVACLLMNRLVAAEVLPGEGSWLAILASTSIVVAHFGLPARLSIPAGLVVTSAYAAGAHLAGNDTEAVAHALTLIIQTVFGAGLAVLTRRSSRAADEAFADYQRTSREVLIDRAAREAERQHNRDLHDTVLSTLTVVGLGGVPAGSPLLRERAAADLRTLAELASSRDRPPLPAAGPSTSVALDDRLRTVLFRAGQPDVTADLTSCAVPPAVADALADSTAEALSNVVRHAPGATASVRLRSRDGAVVVEVTDDGPGFDPLAVPLHRFGLRESIHGRMTAVGGRAEVESRTGHGTRVRLEWPDAG, translated from the coding sequence TTGACGACAGTCGCCATTCCCGTCAGCACCTCTCCCACCTTCCAGGGCGAGGAAAAACCCGCCGGCAAGGCCCTCGTCCAGGTCTTCACACTCTTCCCCGCCCTGCTCCGGCTGACCTGCGGGCTCGCCGGGGCCGCCGTGGCGCTGGCGGTACGGACACCGCCGGTCTCCACCCCGCTGCTGATCACCACCGTGGTCGTACTGACCGGCTGGTCGCTGCTCTTCACCGGATGGACCCTGCGACGGGGACTCACCGCCCCGGTCATCCTGGTCGACCTCTCCCTGACCATCGTCGCCTGCCTGCTGATGAACCGGCTGGTCGCCGCCGAGGTGCTGCCCGGCGAGGGCAGTTGGCTCGCCATCCTCGCCAGCACCTCGATCGTGGTCGCCCACTTCGGACTCCCCGCGCGCCTCTCCATTCCGGCCGGTCTGGTGGTCACCTCGGCGTACGCGGCCGGCGCGCACCTCGCCGGCAACGACACCGAGGCGGTCGCGCACGCCCTGACGCTGATCATCCAGACCGTTTTCGGGGCGGGGCTGGCCGTGCTGACCCGGCGCAGCAGCCGCGCCGCGGACGAGGCGTTCGCGGACTACCAGCGCACCTCCCGGGAGGTGCTGATCGACCGTGCCGCCCGGGAGGCCGAACGCCAACACAACCGCGACCTGCACGACACCGTGCTCTCCACGCTCACCGTGGTCGGCCTCGGTGGCGTCCCCGCCGGGTCGCCACTGCTGCGTGAGCGTGCCGCCGCCGACCTGCGTACGCTCGCCGAACTGGCCAGCTCGCGCGACCGGCCGCCACTGCCGGCGGCCGGGCCGAGCACGTCGGTCGCGCTCGACGACCGGCTGCGGACGGTCCTGTTCCGGGCCGGCCAACCGGACGTCACCGCCGACCTGACATCCTGCGCGGTGCCGCCCGCCGTCGCCGACGCCCTTGCCGACAGCACCGCCGAGGCGCTCTCCAACGTGGTCCGGCACGCCCCCGGCGCGACCGCCTCGGTCCGGCTGCGCTCCCGCGACGGCGCGGTGGTGGTGGAGGTGACCGACGACGGACCCGGCTTCGACCCGCTCGCCGTCCCGCTGCACCGGTTCGGCCTGCGCGAGTCGATCCACGGGCGGATGACGGCCGTCGGCGGGCGGGCCGAGGTCGAGTCACGCACCGGACACGGCACCCGGGTACGGCTGGAGTGGCCCGATGCGGGTTGA